Within Xanthomonas oryzae pv. oryzae, the genomic segment GCTCACCCTGAGCCCGCGCGAGCAGAGTTTGTTGAACACCGTGCCGGGCCTGCTCGGTGCGCATTTCGAACGCCTGCGCGAGACCGCGCATGCGCACCAACCGCCAGCCGGGGACGATGCCGCCCCACGCGCGGTGTCCGATGGCTGGCTGGATGTCTTTCGCAAAGACATGCAGAGCGTGTTGCTCGCCGAATTGGATGTTCGTTTTCACCCGATCGAAGGCCTGCTTGCAGCGCTTCGTACCCGCTAACTGGGACGTCATGTTCAGAACTCTCGTACACGTGTGTGTGTTTCTCGTCGGCCTGTTAGGGGTTTGCTGGGTCGGCATCGGTTATCTGGGCTCCAATCCGCTCGGCGCCTGCGTCGCGGCGGTGATCGGCGCCTGTTATGTGGCCGGCGCGCTGGAGCTGTATCGCTACCGCCAGGCCACTGCGACGCTGGAAGCGGCAGTCGATGGGTTGACTACGGCACCTTCGGCGCTGAGCGATTGGCTGCAAGCGGTGCACCCCGGCCTGCATCATGCAGTGCGCCTGCGTATCAAGGGCGAGCGCGTAGCGTTGCCGGCCCCGGTGTTGACGCCATACTTGGTCGGCTTGCTGGTGTTGCTCGGCATGCTCGGCACGCTGCTCGGCATGATGGCCACGCTCAAGGGTACCGGCGTTGCGTTGCAGAGCGCCACCGACCTGCAGGCCATTCGCGGCTCGCTCGCCGCGCCTGTAGAAGGCCTGGCATTCGCATTCGGCACCTCGATTGCCGGCGTGGCGACATCGGCCATGCTGGGCTTGTTGTCGGCACTGTGCCGACGCGAGCGCCTACAGGCCGTGCAGCGGCTGGATCTGAAGATCGCCTCCGAACTGCATCCGCATTCGAATGCGTATCAACGTGGCGAAGCCTTCAAGCTGCAGCAGCAGCAAAGCGCCTTGATGCCAGCCTTGATCGACCGCCTGCAGGCACTGATGCACAACATCGAGCAGCACAGCATTGCCGCCGACGAACGCGTGGCCGCACAGCAGGCCGATTTCCATGCAAAAAGCGAGGCGGCATATGCGCGGCTTGCCACGTCCATGGAGCAATCGCTGCAGGCCGGTGTCGCCGAAAGCGCACGCGCTGTCGGCGTGGCTTTGCAGCCGGCGATGGACGCCACCATGGCCAGCATCGCGCGCGATACCGCTGCATTGCAGGCGCACGTCACGCAAGCCGTGCAGCAACAGCTGGACGGCATTACCCAAGGCGTCCAAACCAGCGCCAGCACCGCAGCCGCGCATTGGAAAACGGCGCTGGCTGCGCAGGAGCGCGCCCAGCAGACCCACAACGCGCAGCTGCAAATCACACTGGAACAGATTGCCGGGCACAGCGTTGCCTTGCAGGAAAGCGTGAGCAGCGCCGTGCAACAGCAGTTGCACGGAGTCAGCGCCGCCATCGAACAGAGCGCACGCACGGCCGCCGAACACTGGCAGGTGGCATTGGCCGCGCAGGAACGTACGCAGCACACCTTGACTGAGCAGTTGCAGGGCACGCTGGAGCACATCGATCAGCGCAGCGTTGCCGTGCAGGACAGCGTCACCCAGGCCGTGCAGCAGCAATTGAGCGCACTCAATGACGGCTTTGCCCGCAGCACCGCGGCCACCGCCGACACCTTGGCCGCCGTGCTTGCCGAACAGCAACGCGCCACCGCAGCGCTCAGCACGCAACTGCAGGCCACCCTCGAGCAACTGGGGCAGCAGACCAGTGCATTGCACGAGGGCGTGCAGCAGGCCGTGCAACAACAGCTCGATGGGCTGCGCAGCGGCTTTGCAACCAGTACCGCCACGGCAGCGGCTACCTGGACGGCCGCGGTGGCCGAGCAGCAGCGCACCAATCACGCACTCACGCAAGCACTGCAAGGCACGCTCACGCAATTCGCCAGCACCTTCGAGGCACGCTCTGCCGCGTTGGTGGATGCGGTCTCGCAACGCATGGAGCAATCCAGCAGCGACACCGCCAGCGCGTGGAGCGATGCACTGGCCCAACAACAACAGGCCAGCGCCACATTGTCCAGCCAGCACCACAGCGCACTCGCCGCGGCCACTGCCAGTTTCGACGCGCATGCGGCGGCCCTGGTCGGCACCCTGCAGCAATCGCACACCGATCTGCAGGCGGCTTTGGAAGCGCGCGACACCGAACGCCTGGCGTTGTGGAGCGAGCGCTTGGGCGCGATGAGCACGGCCCTGACCACGCAATGGGAACAGACCGGCGAGCGCGTCGCCCGGCAACAGCAAGCCATCTGCGACACCCTGGCCAGCACTGCCAGCGCGTTGTCCACACAGGCGCAGGCGCAGGCCAGCGCAACGATCACTGAAGTGTCGCGCCTGATGCAGATCGCCTCCGAAGCGCCCAAGGCTGCGGCCGACGTCGTCGCCGAGCTGCGCCAACACCTGTCCGAAAGCATGGTGCGCGACACCGCCATGCTGGAAGAACGCAGCAAGCTGCTTGCGACCTTGGACACCTTGCTCAACGCGG encodes:
- a CDS encoding DUF802 domain-containing protein, coding for MFRTLVHVCVFLVGLLGVCWVGIGYLGSNPLGACVAAVIGACYVAGALELYRYRQATATLEAAVDGLTTAPSALSDWLQAVHPGLHHAVRLRIKGERVALPAPVLTPYLVGLLVLLGMLGTLLGMMATLKGTGVALQSATDLQAIRGSLAAPVEGLAFAFGTSIAGVATSAMLGLLSALCRRERLQAVQRLDLKIASELHPHSNAYQRGEAFKLQQQQSALMPALIDRLQALMHNIEQHSIAADERVAAQQADFHAKSEAAYARLATSMEQSLQAGVAESARAVGVALQPAMDATMASIARDTAALQAHVTQAVQQQLDGITQGVQTSASTAAAHWKTALAAQERAQQTHNAQLQITLEQIAGHSVALQESVSSAVQQQLHGVSAAIEQSARTAAEHWQVALAAQERTQHTLTEQLQGTLEHIDQRSVAVQDSVTQAVQQQLSALNDGFARSTAATADTLAAVLAEQQRATAALSTQLQATLEQLGQQTSALHEGVQQAVQQQLDGLRSGFATSTATAAATWTAAVAEQQRTNHALTQALQGTLTQFASTFEARSAALVDAVSQRMEQSSSDTASAWSDALAQQQQASATLSSQHHSALAAATASFDAHAAALVGTLQQSHTDLQAALEARDTERLALWSERLGAMSTALTTQWEQTGERVARQQQAICDTLASTASALSTQAQAQASATITEVSRLMQIASEAPKAAADVVAELRQHLSESMVRDTAMLEERSKLLATLDTLLNAVNHASTEQREAVDALVTTSADLLQRVGSQLTEQIGSETGKLGEVAAHVSGSAVEVASLGEAFGMAVQLFSGATSELNERLQHLATALDASLARSDDQLAYYVAQAREVVDLSMLSQKQIIEELRQLDRGRGDTAEAETV